The Gossypium hirsutum isolate 1008001.06 chromosome D03, Gossypium_hirsutum_v2.1, whole genome shotgun sequence genomic interval GGTCAAAATCTGAGATCATGATTCAACAACACAGCTACTTATCTCTCCTAAGCAAATCAAATTATtggattttgatttaaaattatgGAGGGTTGGAAaggatttaaattattttaataattttagtattgtgttaatgtaaatttttaagatttttttagggattaaaatataaaagttttatttttagaggaattaaaattaaattttaaattttaaattttacggGGTCGGTAATGTTATtggattaatttaaattttgtaatttttaaagagGTTAAAAGATAATTTTCTACTTTGAAGTGCCAGGCCTTGCTTGCCCTGGTCCCTCTAGTGTCACCCATGCTTTTAAGATTTGAAAGTCTTTATATTAAAATGGGTTAATTTCATTAAACATTTccgaaattttaaattattgatcgAATCGACTGATCTAAAGTTGATTAAGTAGGTTAATTGATTAAACGTTTGGTTACATCTTGAACTTTATTTGGTCAAgttaatttttgtaaattatggtcaaattgtcaatttaataaaaaaaatttactaaactaattgAAAAAATTGAATGCTCTTCCCTATTAATTTTCCCATTAGCTTAGGCATTAAATGCTACTCCTACTTTGACGTGAAGCATGTTTAAAAATTATGGCTCAAATTGTATACGAGTGTCTATCGCATAAATGGCTTGGTTTTGAAATGTTagagaaaaaaatttctaaatttagtgtCGATTCAAGTTGTCCATATGGTGAAATATaaatgtttacaatttaatccacgtgttttaaatttttttttattttttcctttatccctttttatttttattttttatatttttagtactAGAATCAagttttatcctttagttttaaATAAGAGTGTGAAAGTAAAAGCATAAGCAAGGTTTTCAAAATCGATTGGACTAAAATTTAATTGGGTATCAATTTAGAACGGGACATTAAATTGGTTGACCATGAaccaatataaataaattaaactaaattaaaaatcgatttaacctattaaatttttaaaaatttattataaaatttatttaattaaattataccaataattcataaaacaaaataatgattTTTACTCTTGGGTTTTTATAAGATGCTAGGATAAAATCAATGTATAAAAGGGAAGCTTTGGGCTTTGATTAGACCCAATGTTGCTACAGCTCAAGGCTGGCTCATCATAGCTAATTTTGGGGTTGTCTCAAAGTGGAGATAAAATCACAAAGACCAATTCTAGGTTTAGGGTCCGTTTGATTGTGGGATTTAATTTTTCGAaaattgttttctaaattttCCGGCGTTTGTTTAGTGGAAAATGAATTCCTAAAGGAAAACCTTTTACAAACACGGGTAAAATCACTCCCTTAGTTTTGAAAAACGTCTTACCGATTTTCCTtgcgtaagacattttccattcCCTACTCTACACTCTCATCGTCTTAGCTTCAAAAATTTCTTCGCAGACTTTCTTTAGAAAGGTATGTTTTCTATTTCCACTTTCATTTCTACTCATTTTCTGTGGCTTGTAATTTTTTAGACTGTTGTGAAGGAGGAAAAGGAGAGACTGTTTCTAGAAATTTTTGGAATGGAGGAGTTGGAAAGATATtgaattttctttgtattttaatGATGAAAAATCTTTCCAATTCCTCCCATTCCACTGATTTCCAGCACTTCCTCTCCATTTTCTTACCTTTCTTCAATCCTTTTTGTTTCATCATTTCCTGCAGTTTGTAAGTGAAATCGGCAAACCTTACCTAATTTTCTTACtcttctgttttatttttatgtagatCTGTTCTTAACTGTCTTCCATGGATCTTCTGAGATTTGCTTCTTGTTGAATAGTTCCAGATCCTTGGTTATGAGCGGCGGAGATATACACGCAGCGGCGAGGTCCGGTGACCTTTCAAAACTTCAATCAATTCTGGCGTCTAACCCTTTGGCCGTTAATTCCCGAGATAAGCACTCCAGAACTCCGTATCCTATTCTCTATTCTATTCTTCTCTATCCTTAATCCTTATCCAATCCTTCCTTCATtcgttgattttatttttatattttcttctttttggaATAATTGCTGATAATTTTAGCTGTATTTTGTATTCAATTTGGTATCATTTGCAATATCACTTACCCACACATGATTTCGTTATTCCATTATCTAAACTGAATGTTATCTGCTCTTGAGATTTGATTTTTGATGGTCTCTTAGGCAGTAGTTACTAATTTGATGGCTGCAAATTTAGCCTTTGCTTGAATGAGTGCCTCATAAAACAAACATTGAATACATTGCCCAAGTATTTGGACTAGGGGTAGTAGTCACATGAAATAAATGTTCTTAGGTTTTTTATTTGGATTAGTCAcaaatgaaaattaatgaaatagcATTGCTCAAATTAGCAACACCAATCCAATTCAGATTCTGGGTTCTTTTGGTTGAATCCCCATGCTGGAAAATGTTGCTGAACCCTTGCTTGTGCtagtgtttatgtatatatatatttatcattttcaGGAGTGATTAGTGGATTACCTCAGCTAATTTCGCTGACATGATTGTATTCTAGGAGCTGCCTCCCAGGTGTTGCTTATTGTTTCTAGTGACTACAATGTTAGGCCATGGGGGATTGATCCGTTGTAACTATATGAACTGTTAAAATTAGAACAAAATATACTTGTTTCTTGAGATGTTGCAATTGTTATGAATGATGCATAGCCTAATTAGCTCTCTACTAAGAAAGAGGTCCTCGGTTCAGAATTGTACCATGCTCAAACGATGTGCATTCTGCACTTTTTGAATGATTtgtattgtatatatttattcttAGTAACATCGTTAGTGACTGGATCCTGTTGTTTTCACCATGCATGATAGCCTTCCAGTTTTCAATTTGTTTCTTTGACGTCGGTAACCTTGTGATATAGACTACATTTAGCAGTATGGGCCAGACAAGCGCAGGTAGTGAGTTATCTTTGCAAGCAAAAGGCTGATGTTGGTGCTGCTGCCATGGATGGCATGGGTGCGATTCATTTTGTAGCGCAGAAAGGACATCTAACTCTGCTTTCATCAGGAGTTTCAGTGAGAGCCACTAATCGTAAGGGATTCACTCCACTTCACTATGCTGTTCAAGGGTCCCATCTAGAAGGAATCAAAGTCTTATTAAAGAAAGGTGCAAGTGGCTAGCAATTTGATGGGAGATGGTTAGATTATTTAGATTATTTAGGCTAAGTTTTGGTTTTTGTGTGTTTTGATTTGAACCCAGCAAGCTTCCTGGCAGCAGACATT includes:
- the LOC107944596 gene encoding espin-like protein isoform X1, which encodes MMKNLSNSSHSTDFQHFLSIFLPFFNPFCFIISCSFSRSLVMSGGDIHAAARSGDLSKLQSILASNPLAVNSRDKHSRTPLHLAVWARQAQVVSYLCKQKADVGAAAMDGMGAIHFVAQKGHLTLLSSGVSVRATNRKGFTPLHYAVQGSHLEGIKVLLKKGASG
- the LOC107944596 gene encoding espin-like protein isoform X2 yields the protein MMKNLSNSSHSTDFQHFLSIFLPFFNPFCFIISCSLSLVMSGGDIHAAARSGDLSKLQSILASNPLAVNSRDKHSRTPLHLAVWARQAQVVSYLCKQKADVGAAAMDGMGAIHFVAQKGHLTLLSSGVSVRATNRKGFTPLHYAVQGSHLEGIKVLLKKGASG